CCGGTCGTCTGCTGCTCACCCCGGAGGACAGGGAAGCTCCCGCCCGTGCCCGCAGACTGCGCCGACTCGGCCTCGGGGCGCAGCCGGAGCCCGCCCTGGACGCCTTCGCGGACCGCCTGGCCGAGGTGGCCGGAGCGCCGTACGCCATGGTCAACTTCCTCGACGAGGAACGGCAGTTCTTCGCCGGACTGCACACCCCGCAGGGCGGCCGCGCCGCGCGTGGCGGCAAGCCCGAGGTGGGCCGCCGGCTGCCCCGCGACTACGGCTACTGCCCGCATGTCGTCGTGCGGCGCAAGGCGCTGGTCCTGGAGGACGTGGGCGACTACCCGCGCTTCGCGGGCAACCCGGTCGTCGACGAGTACGGAATCCGCTCCTACCTGGGAGCCCCGCTCATCGACACGAGCGGCATGGTGCTGGGCACGGTGTGCGTCGCCGACCTCACGCCCCGGCCCTGGGGGAAGGCCGGTCTGGAGACCATCAAGTCGACGGCCGCCGAACTCGCCGGACACCTTCAGCGGCGGGAGATCGACGGGTTCCCGGCGCCGTGAGGTGCGCCGGTCAGGGTGCCCGCCAGATGTTGTCGAAGGCCGCGTCCTCGATGGACCGCCGCTGTCGCACGGCCTCGAGTTCCGCCACCGCGTCGCCGACCGATGCCAGGACCGTCACGACCGTGTCGCCGGGAAGGTCCGGGAAGCCGTCGGCGGGCTCCTCACGCAGACCCACGGCGGCGGCCAGCGCGGCGAGGACCGGCTCGTCCGCCCCCCAGCGCGCGGTGGCGTGGCGCCGGGCCGGTGAGTCGAGCGGCTCCGTCCCCGCGGACCGGAAGGGGAGCCGGCCGTGACGTGGCCGGCCGAGCAGCCCGTCCGCCTCGAGCCGGCCGGAAT
The sequence above is a segment of the Streptomyces asoensis genome. Coding sequences within it:
- a CDS encoding GOLPH3/VPS74 family protein, which translates into the protein MTTARDLLLVAMDVAPVRPVGQGELSLALAGAEVIDLLETGDVVLDGDLLVPGPASAPDDRLLAEAAASLVRAAPYESVEDWLWRRGSGLAAAYSGRLEADGLLGRPRHGRLPFRSAGTEPLDSPARRHATARWGADEPVLAALAAAVGLREEPADGFPDLPGDTVVTVLASVGDAVAELEAVRQRRSIEDAAFDNIWRAP
- a CDS encoding GAF domain-containing protein; the encoded protein is MSYEPPRPAGRLLLTPEDREAPARARRLRRLGLGAQPEPALDAFADRLAEVAGAPYAMVNFLDEERQFFAGLHTPQGGRAARGGKPEVGRRLPRDYGYCPHVVVRRKALVLEDVGDYPRFAGNPVVDEYGIRSYLGAPLIDTSGMVLGTVCVADLTPRPWGKAGLETIKSTAAELAGHLQRREIDGFPAP